Proteins encoded within one genomic window of Lampris incognitus isolate fLamInc1 chromosome 1, fLamInc1.hap2, whole genome shotgun sequence:
- the cd74a gene encoding CD74 molecule, major histocompatibility complex, class II invariant chain a, which yields MDRPREDAPLATGGLAGSDEALLTPTRTRGGSNSRAFKVAGLTTLACLLLASQVFTAYLVFNQKGQINNLQKNSDNMRKQLLTRTNPVGPARMHMPMHSMPLLTVLAEDDGKPAKTPMTKVEDTAIVSVEKQVKDLLQNSQLPQFNETFLANMESLRQQMEESEWQSFESWMHHWLIFQMAQEKPPAAPTPQPAVLIQTKCQLEAASSTRKLGSYKPQCDEQGRYKPMQCWHSTGFCWCVDASGTPIEATAIRGKPDCPGAPRRVMPARQMALMRAYSENVDTVNKEN from the exons ATGGACCGTCCACGGGAGGATGCTCCGCTGGCTACAGGGGGCCTGGCAGGCAGTGACGAGGCTCTGTTGACCCCCACACGAACAAGAGG GGGCTCCAACAGCCGAGCATTTAAGGTGGCAGGGCTGACGACGCTGGCATGCCTCCTGCTGGCCAGCCAGGTCTTCACGGCTTATCTGGTTTTCAACCAGAAGGGGCAGATCAACAACCTGCAGAAAAACTCTGACAACATGCGGAAACAGCTGCTGACCCGTACAAACCCGG TGGGCCCAGCCCGAATGCACATGCCCATGCACAGCATGCCCCTACTGACCGTCCTCGCAGAGGATGATGGAAAGCCAGCCAAGACACCTATGACA AAAGTGGAGGACACCGCTATTGTTAGTGTGGAGAAGCAGGTGAAGGACCTGTTGCAG AATTCCCAGCTGCCCCAGTTCAATGAGACCTTCCTGGCCAACATGGAGAGCCTGAGACAGCAGATGGAGGAGAGTGAGTGGCAG AGTTTTGAGTCCTGGATGCATCATTGGCTGATCTTCCAAATGGCCCAGGAGAAGCCGCCTGCAGCTCCTACACCCCAGCCAG CTGTCCTCATCCAGACCAAGTGTCAGTTGGAGGCGGCTTCCAGCACAAGGAAGCTGGGATCCTACAAGCCCCAGTGTGACGAGCAGGGCCGCTACAAACCCATGCAGTGCTGGCACAGCACTGGCTTCTGCTGGTGTGTGGATGCGAGCGGCACTCCAATCGAGGCCACCGCCATCCGTGGAAAACCTGATTGTCCAGGAG CCCCACGTCGCGTGATGCCGGCCAGACAGATGGCGCTGATGAGAGCCTATAGCGAGAATGTTGACACGG TCAACAAAGAAAATTGA